One stretch of Ooceraea biroi isolate clonal line C1 chromosome 4, Obir_v5.4, whole genome shotgun sequence DNA includes these proteins:
- the LOC105283594 gene encoding tetratricopeptide repeat protein 17 isoform X1 has protein sequence MIRSGVWYRVITVFTVMLEAALAVQHWRVTEHGRIQPQHDSVFDMRRPDDLMAFMEQEKRREAANAIYKKISRTEVSIDNQFMGLGMADVESSNSDCFLWDKSMLDVDVHASIVLDPGLRNGIDQSDLMLYNVAASDKQTVPDCQSTFSLDFSIYTFEHLKAMQNRRNLTQHKELRLTSYFPPSTDLDQFGHQLAYSLSRNRTSWIYLNLASIYWRIKGNAYNALECSRRAIVCAPRQYRDIPLLTTAGILHAAKRSGEAAVILHAAIDHNPTESYHHLALGHVYASLGDFDRSVACYDNCLKLSPDTMEAKQMKYTILCHRLLETTLLLFDQRLRNVLSEIHAYHDWKEEWFKLYERMLWEQDIKSATREIKLAFAREQNLQLLAIDLMEKSLHSIDNNVVTSYMDLDDRKKIAESMLQNVHLLHLLKNLQKQVKELNHASQGIMPELNVEYNHLFASPTKSPKYQNVEIKRGNGAFEAENWPKISDCDGSMLTFGDGKQYLPVYLSPENKGYATHLFVNELIDVEPGKKHPLPWRPPTCQTPKSYNDKYITRIVLDATVQQHPSDVSLKPFLQNLAQTADFAEIGQRILTATERKITAPWVLSMLASLYWRVVGKPRLALDCLQLALDDVPCEFRDVPLVSIASIHHKVGLIDDALRIADEALQTNAVEPMTNFLFGILLNVNGNYTGAMHYLKQALRVDPHLYDGRALMLLKTLACYEKFNVITGYKPGCDRQGINLHRYSMNLPSMLLTKYNLQASDILIRKRQVKNFKRVKYTSIKTEEIEANYHKVGLSGASHYDKEERKIRILMRQDLVPSLLLPNSATNLHEPYMDNIFYINELAETVRSNFYASTSNYVLRTYSDSTFGKITNNQKELHYPSKDECDKLKYKDWAASLFVFDKFLRRNMTVEDQIESLGDDTLILQPKCNRVQGNSKLSPLIEVEEPQLLENKVELDMVEWLMMITGTRSDTLQGLGTKIAFALQKVLHRSPQSHPLICSSRYIMSQLILSNQNYSSWTLTIAASFYWRVIGDSRKALDCMLQSQDYIPNDMKDIFLINLASLLNSQNYFQDALKAAEMALSISPNFVVNHYVLANLHAALGNFKIAASYYKSSLELDPNFEPAITRLRVIQCFLFFDDKVTAMSEILLNIL, from the exons ATGATCCGGAGCGGCGTGTGGTACAGAGTTATCACGGTATTCACGGTGATGCTAGAAGCCGCCTTAGCTGTCCAACATTGGCGAGTCACCGAACATGGAAGGATTCAGCCGCAG CATGACAGCGTTTTCGATATGCGTCGACCGGACGACCTCATGGCATTCATGGAGCAGGAGAAACGCAGAGAAGCGGCCAATGCCATATACAAAAAGATCTCAAGGACGGAGGTTTCCATTGACAATCAGTTCATGGGCCTAGGTATGGCTGATGTGGAAAGCTCAAATTCCGACTGCTTCTTGTGGGACAAGTCGATGCTTGACGTGGATGTACACGCTAGCATAGTGCTTGATCCCGGACTTAGAAATGGGATAGA CCAAAGTGACCTCATGTTGTACAACGTAGCGGCTAGTGACAAACAGACTGTTCCAGATTGCCAAAGCACATTTTCATTGGACTTTAGTATATACACGTTCGAGCATCTGAAA GCGATGCAGAATCGGAGAAATCTCACGCAGCACAAAGAGCTCAGATTGACGAGTTATTTTCCACCCAGTACTGACCTCGATCAGTTTGGTCATCAGCTGGCCTACAGCTTGTCTCGCAACAGAACCTCCTGGATATACTTGAACCTGGCGTCGATTTACTGGCGAATCAAGGGGAATGCGTACAATGCTTTAGAATGCAGTCGCAGAGCGATCGTTTGCGCTCCAAG GCAGTACCGCGATATCCCATTACTGACTACCGCCGGCATTTTACACGCTGCGAAACGTTCCGGGGAGGCGGCCGTTATTTTACACGCGGCGATAGATCACAATCCGACAGAGAGCTACCATCATCTGGCGCTGGGCCACGTTTACGCGTCCCTCGGCGACTTTGATCGGTCCGTAGCGTGCTACGATAACTGTCTGAAGCTATCGCCCGACACGATGGAGGCCAAGCAGATGAAATACACGATATTGTGCCATCGCCTGCTGGAAACGACTCTGCTACTGTTTGATCA ACGCTTGCGGAACGTGCTGTCGGAGATACACGCGTATCACGACTGGAAGGAGGAATGGTTCAAACTCTACGAACGCATGCTCTGGGAGCAAGACATCAAGTCTGCCACGCGGGAAATCAAGCTCGCCTTCGCACGGGAACAAAATCTGCAGCTGCTCGCGATAGATCTCATGGAGAAGTCGCTGCACAGTATCGACAACAATGTCGTCACGTCTTACATGGACCTGGACGACAGAAAGAAGATAGCTGAGAGCATGCTGCAGAACGTGCATCTTCTGCACTTGCTAAAAAATCTACAGAAACAAGTGAAGGAGCTCAATCACGCTAGCCAAG GTATAATGCCAGAACTAAACGTGGAGTACAACCATTTGTTCGCGTCACCAACGAAGAGCCCGAAGTATCAGAACGTTGAGATCAAGAGAGGAAATGGAGCTTTCGAGGCTGAGAATTGGCCAAAGATATCCGATTGCGACGGGTCTATGCTGACGTTCGGCGACGGGAAGCAGTACTTGCCTGTTTACCTGTCGCCCGAGAACAAAGGCTACGC AACGCATTTGTTCGTAAACGAATTGATTGATGTAGAGCCGGGGAAGAAGCATCCGTTACCGTGGCGTCCGCCGACGTGCCAAACGCCTAAGTCATATAACGATAAGTACATCACGCGCATCGTACTGGATGCGACCGTGCAACAGCACCCGTCGGACGTTTCTCTGAAACCGTTTCTGCAGAATCTGGCACAAACCGCGGACTTTGCGGAAATCGGTCAGAGGATACTAACGGCAACCGAGAGG AAAATAACGGCTCCTTGGGTCTTGTCCATGCTCGCGTCTTTATACTGGCGAGTGGTAGGGAAACCTCGTTTAGCCTTAGATTGCCTTCAATTAGCACTGGACGATGTTCCATGCGAGTTCAGGGATGTTCCTTTAGTTAGCATAGCTTCGATACACCATAAAGTCGGCTTGATCGACGATGCGTTGAGAATCGCGGATGAAGCCCTGCAAACTAACGCAGTTGAG CCAATGACTAATTTTTTGTTTGGTATATTATTGAATGTAAACGGAAATTACACGGGAGCTATGCATTACTTGAAACAAGCATTAAGGGTGGATCCGCACTTGTATGACGGTAGGGCGCTAATGTTGCTCAAGACATTGGCGTGTTacgaaaaatttaatgttattacgGGTTATAAACCAG GCTGTGACAGACAAGGGATTAATTTACACAGATATTCTATGAACCTGCCTTCTATGCTACTTACCAAGTATAATTTGCAAGCGAGTGATATACTTATACGCAAACGACAAGTCAAGAATTTTAAACGCGTTAAATACACGTCAATAAAGACAGAAGAAATAG AGGCGAATTATCACAAAGTTGGATTATCGGGTGCATCACACTACGATAAGGAGGAGCGTAAGATAAGAATACTCATGCGCCAAGATCTTGTACCTTCATTGTTACTTCCCAATAGTGCAACCAATTTGCATGAACCGTACATGGACAAT attttttatataaatgaacTAGCCGAGACGGTTCGCAGTAACTTTTATGCCTCTACATCGAACTACGTGCTACGAACGTATTCTGATTCGACGTTTGGTAAAATAACTAATAATCAGAAAGAATTGCATTACCCGAGTAAGGACGAATGCGACAAGCTGAAATACAAAGATTGGGCTGCTTCCCTATTCGTATTCGATAAATTTCTACGACGAAACATGAC CGTCGAGGACCAGATTGAATCACTAGGCGATGACACCCTGATTTTGCAGCCCAAGTGCAACAGAGTGCAAGGTAACTCCAAATTGAGTCCTCTCATCGAGGTGGAGGAACCGCAGTTGCTGGAGAACAAAGTCGAGCTCGACATGGTTGAATGGCTAATGATGATCACCGGAACGCGGAGCGACACTTTGCAGGGACTCGGAACCAAGATAGCTTTCGCCTTGCAAAAGGTACTTCACCGTTCGCCGCAATCGCATCCTCTCATTTGTTCTTCTCGTTATATCATGTCACAATTGATCTTGTCGAATCAGAACTACTCTTCATGGACCTTGACGATTGCTGCTTCATTTTACTGGCGCGTGATAGGCGACAGCCGCAAAGCCCTGGACTGCATGTTGCAAAGCCAGGACTATATCCCGAATGATATGAAGGACATATTTCTCATAAATCTGGCGTCTTTGCTCAActcgcaaaattattttcaggaTGCTCTTAAGGCAGCTGAGATGGCGCTCTCGATCTCTCCGAACTTCGTAGTGAATCATTACGTTCTCGCCAATCTGCACGCCGCTTTG GGCAATTTCAAGATTGCGGCGAGTTACTACAAGTCCTCGCTCGAACTCGATCCAAATTTTGAGCCAGCCATCACGAGGTTGCGGGTGAtacaatgttttttatttttcgatgaTAAGGTAACTGCGATGAGTGAGATACTATTGAATATTTTGTGA